In the Catharus ustulatus isolate bCatUst1 chromosome 18, bCatUst1.pri.v2, whole genome shotgun sequence genome, one interval contains:
- the CLDN5 gene encoding claudin-5, translated as MASAAVEILGLGLGILGWVGVILACGLPMWQVSAFIDVNIVVAQTIWEGLWMNCVVQSTGQMQCKVYDSILALPAEVQAGRALTVIVALLGLVALMVTVVGAQCTNCIRPGKMKSRIVIAGGAIYILCGVLVLIPLCWFANIVISDFYDPTVPSSKKREMGAALYIGWAATALLLFGGCLICCCSCSQRDDTSFPVKYSAPRRPTSNGEYDKKNYV; from the coding sequence atGGCTTCGGCGGCggtggaaattttggggctggggctgggcatcctgggctgggtgggggTGATCCTGGCCTGCGGGTTGCCCATGTGGCAGGTGTCGGCCTTCATCGACGTGAACATCGTGGTGGCGCAGACCatctgggaagggctgtggatgAACTGCGTGGTGCAGAGCACGGGGCAGATGCAGTGCAAGGTGTACGACTCCATCCTGGCGCTGCCGGCCGAGGTGCAGGCGGGCCGGGCTCTCACCGTCAtcgtggcactgctggggctggtggcgCTGATGGTGACCGTGGTGGGCGCGCAGTGCACCAACTGCATCCGGCCCGGCAAGATGAAATCCCGCATCGTGATCGCCGGCGGGGCCATCTACATCCTCTGCGGGGTCCTGGTCCTCATCCCGCTCTGCTGGTTCGCCAACATCGTCATCAGCGACTTCTACGACCCCACCGTGCCGTCGTCCAAGAAGCGGGAGATGGGGGCCGCGCTCTACATCGGCTGGGCGGCCACGGCCTTGCTGCTCTTCGGGGGCTGCctcatctgctgctgctcctgctcccagcgcGACGACACCTCCTTCCCCGTCAAGTACTCGGCGCCGCGGCGGCCCACGTCCAACGGCGAGTACGACAAGAAGAACTACGTCTGA